The Agarilytica rhodophyticola genome has a window encoding:
- a CDS encoding FHA domain-containing protein, translating to MAYLRHYWNGNVVSMYEIKETVLLGRHPTCNITIDDPTISSSHAKLTLTSENCRLEDTDSTNGIRLNGKQISSAILSAGAIFAIGTHEFEYLQEIPHDLDKTLEIKKSWIPGVYFAR from the coding sequence ATGGCTTACTTAAGACACTATTGGAATGGCAATGTCGTTTCTATGTATGAAATAAAAGAGACGGTATTACTTGGGCGACATCCTACGTGCAATATTACCATCGATGATCCTACTATCAGTTCATCTCATGCAAAGTTGACACTTACTTCTGAGAATTGTCGATTAGAAGATACAGATAGTACCAATGGCATTCGACTCAATGGCAAACAGATATCGAGCGCGATTTTAAGCGCAGGTGCTATCTTCGCGATTGGCACCCATGAATTTGAATATTTGCAGGAAATTCCTCACGATCTTGATAAAACGTTAGAGATCAAAAAAAGCTGGATACCTGGCGTTTACTTTGCCAGATAA
- a CDS encoding FHA domain-containing protein, with protein MTVLAQLVDGVVAHKFNIGSDKLTIGRMPDCDIIIEDSSVSSRHAALQAVPNPDFPDTVEYFIEDLNSTNGTSVNGEKIEGRVQLHHSDEVTIAWNTFKFIDEHSVNLSQTAHILK; from the coding sequence ATGACAGTGCTAGCACAGTTGGTTGATGGGGTAGTGGCCCATAAATTTAATATTGGTTCCGATAAGCTTACTATAGGCCGTATGCCTGACTGTGATATTATTATCGAGGATTCCTCCGTTAGTTCGCGTCATGCGGCTTTACAAGCGGTACCTAACCCAGATTTCCCCGATACGGTGGAATATTTTATTGAAGATTTAAACAGTACTAATGGCACCAGTGTCAACGGTGAAAAAATTGAAGGTAGGGTGCAGCTACATCACAGCGATGAAGTGACTATTGCTTGGAATACTTTTAAATTTATTGATGAGCATTCGGTTAATTT
- a CDS encoding serine/threonine protein kinase: MKKTFIAIEKALTMLAVLVSHVNFRGVIIIFGLALVVCAPRVHLFSAIDNTIIKASSYLFAPPLGSSGIAIVEVPKEEIAIWQSDIHSSGKLAALLSNIVNGANSTVGLILQQPIDEGAGAADTLIETYIQGASNDTPYRKAKALVDRKFLLKDYLNNSRVVVGVEGFFFAGQKPTVIEQTYDRHVFSPVLKEVIWPYCKYCFSTAKSVEVARPSFEQFTLTNSLSSQYQALFYDDNNSVFSDFFIQLLKTIENVSDSENLIWQKGQALTIGTLNLPLSNDGSFIPLHSLSNRMAPIVNTIALNEALARSAFPEFILIAQQGSRSADMLAKALYSVKHDAVVYSPWWSNIVLMALVFMVTLYLGLLVIRITPRTAGLISFFLSITIILSQILIIASHRVWLPLALVVVWLIVGHFALSIWMIKKRRIQGNIDRADGICIKQARQFIEQQELNLALEQLTDCSLDEPLLQTLYDISDAYAEQKQYQQAIDVMRMVRSKRKSYKDAEQKLKVLNTMLKSSSNVDQEDNLQKTTAITTAQTDRRIIGRYELEGELGRGAMGRVFLGFDPKIARRVAIKTLSYDQFKDKNSNELKQRFFREAEAAGRLNHPAIVSVFDVGEESDLAFIAMDFAEGKALNNFVSEDNLLPVFEVYRVVCDVAQALAYAHDSNVVHRDVKPGNIIYNPSPYQVKVTDFGIARLVDNSKTSTGEILGSPLYMAPEQLKGKKVNRAADIFSLGVTFYQLLTGRLPYHGSNLAALTYEIIYGKHKNVRSIRKDLPASASRIINQALQKDPDDRYETAAEMALVLKKAIKRDFSAEAKQIGYV, translated from the coding sequence GTGAAAAAAACTTTTATAGCGATTGAAAAAGCCCTCACTATGCTCGCCGTATTGGTAAGCCATGTTAACTTTCGAGGTGTTATTATAATTTTTGGCTTGGCACTAGTGGTGTGTGCGCCGCGAGTGCACCTTTTTTCTGCAATTGATAACACCATTATCAAAGCTAGTAGTTATTTGTTTGCACCTCCTTTGGGATCATCGGGTATTGCCATCGTTGAAGTGCCGAAAGAAGAGATTGCCATTTGGCAATCAGACATCCATTCATCAGGAAAGTTGGCGGCATTACTTTCGAATATTGTCAATGGCGCGAATAGTACGGTTGGTCTAATTCTTCAGCAGCCCATTGATGAGGGTGCTGGGGCTGCTGATACCTTAATCGAAACCTATATTCAAGGCGCATCTAACGATACCCCCTATCGTAAGGCTAAAGCGTTAGTAGATCGCAAGTTTTTGTTAAAAGATTACCTTAATAATTCTCGTGTGGTTGTCGGTGTGGAAGGTTTTTTTTTCGCCGGTCAAAAACCTACTGTCATTGAGCAAACTTACGATAGACATGTTTTTTCTCCCGTCTTAAAGGAAGTTATTTGGCCCTATTGCAAGTATTGTTTTTCAACGGCGAAAAGCGTCGAGGTTGCGCGCCCTTCTTTTGAACAATTTACCCTGACCAATTCACTATCATCACAATATCAAGCGTTGTTTTATGATGACAACAACAGCGTCTTTAGTGATTTTTTTATTCAGCTTTTAAAAACTATCGAGAATGTTTCAGATAGTGAAAATTTAATATGGCAAAAAGGCCAAGCTCTTACTATAGGAACATTAAACCTGCCTTTATCCAATGACGGTAGCTTTATTCCCCTGCATTCCTTATCCAATCGTATGGCTCCTATCGTCAATACTATTGCGTTAAATGAGGCTCTGGCACGTAGCGCATTTCCAGAATTTATTTTAATTGCCCAGCAGGGTAGCCGCAGTGCTGATATGTTAGCCAAAGCACTTTATAGTGTTAAGCATGATGCCGTTGTTTACTCACCTTGGTGGTCTAACATAGTGTTGATGGCCTTAGTATTTATGGTCACTCTTTATTTGGGCTTACTGGTAATTAGGATTACGCCTCGTACAGCAGGATTAATTTCTTTTTTCTTAAGCATCACAATAATTTTAAGCCAAATTCTTATTATCGCTTCCCATCGAGTATGGCTACCTCTAGCCCTTGTTGTGGTATGGCTGATTGTTGGACATTTCGCTCTCTCTATCTGGATGATTAAAAAGCGCCGTATACAAGGCAATATTGATAGAGCTGATGGTATTTGTATTAAACAGGCTCGCCAATTTATCGAGCAACAGGAGTTGAATTTAGCTTTGGAACAGCTAACGGATTGCTCTCTAGACGAGCCATTATTACAAACGCTTTACGATATTTCTGATGCCTATGCTGAGCAAAAACAATATCAGCAAGCAATTGATGTGATGCGTATGGTACGCAGCAAGCGCAAATCTTATAAGGATGCTGAGCAAAAATTAAAAGTCTTAAACACGATGCTTAAGTCTTCTTCGAACGTGGATCAAGAAGATAATTTACAGAAGACAACAGCCATTACCACAGCCCAAACGGATCGAAGAATTATCGGCCGCTATGAACTTGAAGGGGAACTGGGTAGAGGGGCGATGGGACGTGTGTTTTTAGGCTTTGATCCAAAAATTGCGCGGCGGGTTGCCATTAAAACTCTCAGCTATGATCAATTTAAAGATAAAAATAGTAATGAGCTAAAACAGCGTTTTTTCCGCGAGGCGGAGGCAGCAGGTCGACTCAATCATCCCGCTATTGTTTCAGTATTTGATGTAGGTGAAGAAAGCGATTTAGCATTTATCGCTATGGATTTTGCTGAAGGTAAAGCATTAAATAACTTTGTCAGTGAAGATAATTTATTACCTGTTTTCGAAGTCTATCGTGTTGTTTGTGATGTCGCACAAGCACTCGCTTATGCTCATGATAGTAATGTGGTACATCGTGATGTTAAGCCCGGTAATATTATCTACAATCCCTCACCTTATCAGGTCAAAGTGACAGACTTTGGTATTGCTCGGCTGGTAGATAATTCTAAGACAAGTACCGGAGAAATCCTCGGTAGTCCACTTTATATGGCACCGGAGCAGCTTAAAGGTAAGAAAGTAAATCGAGCGGCAGATATCTTTAGTCTGGGTGTGACTTTTTATCAATTACTCACAGGGCGTTTGCCTTATCATGGTAGTAATTTGGCGGCGTTGACTTACGAAATTATTTACGGCAAGCATAAGAACGTTCGTTCAATACGTAAGGATTTGCCCGCAAGTGCCTCACGCATTATTAATCAGGCCTTACAAAAAGACCCTGATGATCGTTATGAGACTGCTGCGGAAATGGCTTTGGTATTGAAAAAAGCCATAAAACGAGATTTCTCAGCAGAAGCAAAACAAATTGGTTACGTATAA